The genomic stretch GTTCAACGACCTGAAGCACTGGAAGCATGCCAATATCAATAACGGCATCATAGGCGGGCCTATCCGTTTCCTGGCCTTTAATAACGGTGGTGATGCACTGCCCACCGGGAATACCAATTTCAGCAATGCCGTACGGTATACCGGTTTCTGGCATCCCAGGCAGTTCCTGAATCCTTTCCCCCAGGCAGAGGTGAACAAGGGTTACCTGGTACAAAACCCCGGCTATTAATGTGCAAACTTATTATCACAGAAGACCAAGCTATATGAAGAAATATTTGACAATAAAAACAGTGGGCCTCTTCCTGGCGGCAGTGCTTACAGGCGCTGCAGGATCAGCCAGCGCCCAGTCTGCTGCTACAGATACTTCCGGGGACAAAACCGCTCAAAGCGGTGTTGTGTACGAACCGGGTCCCCTTTTACAGATACCCAAAACAAGATCTGTTGCTGCTTATTCCACCACTTCCGGTGAGGTGCTGTCGGTAACGCCGGTGGCCAACCTGACCAATACTTTATACGGCAGGCTCAACGGGCTCATGGTATCGCAGAATGGCGGCCAGCCCGGGTATGATCAGGCCGGGCTGTTCATGCGCGGCCGCGGCACTTACGATAATCCCAATATTGTTTGTTATGTGGACGGCTTCCAGGTGGATATCTCCTTTTATTTTCAATACCTGTCGGCCGGTGAAATTGAGAGCATCACCCTGCTGAAAGACCCCGTGACCCTGGCTACTTTTGGCGTGAAAGGCGCCAACGGCGTGCTGTGGGTCACTACCAAAAGGGCCAAAACGGGTGAGTTCCGGGTGGATGCACAGGTAGTGTCTGGTATTCAGCAGGCTATCAAGATCAATAAGCCGTATAACTCATATGATTATGCGCGTTTGTATAACCAGGCCATCAGTAATGATAACTATTCGTTGAACGGCAACCAGTATGCCTGGACGCCCACGTACAGCGATGCGCAGTTGCAGTCGTACAAGGATGGGACCGGCACCAATGTGGACTGGTATAGCGAGGCCCTGAAGAAGATAGCGCATTATACCGATGCCAATGTCAATGTACAGGGCGGCATCAGTGAAATGGCCAGGTATAACCTGTTCCTGGATTATATGAGCCAGACCGGCCTGTTCAATGCACCCAGGGACGGAGAACTGGGCAACAACGCCGGCCTGCAACGCTTTACCATCCGCTCCAATATCGACCTGAAATTCTTTAAGATATTTGAAGGGAAAGTTGACCTGGGAGGCAGGATAGAAAGCTATCGCTACCCCATGAGCAGCAATAACTACGACAATGCCTCCGCCTGGTGGAGCCAGCTGACCACTTATCCCAATAATATCTACCCGGTCAGGGATCCTGCCACCGGCAACTGGTCCGGTAATACTTTGTACCCCAATAACCCCGTAGCCCAGTTAAATGCGTTGGGGATCTATACTTCGCACGACAGGACCCTGCAGGGAAATTTCAGCCTGAAGGAAGACCTGGGCTTTGTAACGCCTGGTCTTTACCTGAGCCAGTCCGTTTCCTTCAATACCTGGTCCAGGGTAGCGCAGAATAAAACGGCCACCTATGCCCGCTATTATGAAGGGGCCGTAGCTACTTCCGACAGGACCACGCAGATCAGCTTTGGCTCCAATAATCCTTCTGGACAAACCACCTGGAGGCAATCCAACCTGGTAGCAGGTTATGATCGCAGCTTTAACGACCATGCCCTTTCTGCAGTGCTGAACTACTATGCCAGTGAGCTGATCCCCGATGCCAATGAAGATCCTTCCAGGATCACCTATCGCTGGCAGCACCTGGGGGCCAGGGCCAATTACGCTTACAAAGGCCGGTATATAGCAGAGATAGGCGCAGGCTACAGCGGCTCCGATTATTATGCGCCTGGCAACCAGTGGAAATTCTACCCGGCAGTCTCGCTGGGCTGGGTAGTGTCCAATGAACCCTTCCTGAAAGACAACCGCTGGATCAGTGAGCTGAAAATAAAGGCAGGCGTGGGTAAAGCGGGCAATGACCAGACCAACCAGGGCCGTTATCTCTATCAGCAATATTACAGGTATGTGGCCGGCAGCATTACCGGTAACAACAGCCTTAACTATAACAATGGGTTGAGCCTGGGCCGCATTGCCAGCGCGGATATCAGCGCTGAAGAAAGCACTAAGTATGAAGCCGGCTTCGACCTGTCCCTGCTGAGCAAGATCAATATCAACGCCAGCTGGTTCCTGGATAAACGCAGCGGGATCATCACCCGCAATAACCTGGTGCCAGGCTTCCTGGGATACACCGGAGCAGATATGCTGCCACTGCAGAATATTGGTAAAGTGACCAACAGCGGTGTAGAACTGGCTATCAGCTATACAGACAAGGTTGGCGATTTTACCTATGGCGCAGAACTGATGGGTACTTATGCTAAAAATAAGATCGACTACCAGGCGGAGATCCCCAACAAGAATGGTTTTTCCAATACTACCGGTCTGCCAATCGGTACGCCGATGGGACTGGTGGCTACGGGCTTTTACCAGCTGGAAGATTTCAATGCCGACGGTACTTTGAGATCAGGCATTCCTGTTCCTGGTTTCGGACCTGTGCAGCCTGGTGATATCCGCTATGCAGACCTGGACAACAATGGCATTGTTGATAACACAGATATCACTAAGATCGGTAACCCGGGTTATCCTAAATTCTATTATGCTTTCAACCTGCATGTAGCGTACAAGAGCTTTGACCTGTCGGCCCTGTTCCAGGGTGCCTCCGGTCTGAGTGTAAACCTGCTGGGCTCAGCCTATAACCTGGCGGTCCCCTTTGTTGGTAACACTACTATTTATCCGCTGGCCGGCAATGCCTGGGCCTATTATCCAGAACAGGGGATAGACACCCGCAACAGCGCCAGTTCCCCCCGCCTGACCACGGTGAGCAATACTAATAACTATACCAACTCTACTTTCTGGATGAAGGATGCCAGCTTTTTAAGGCTGCGCAACCTGCAGCTGGGTTACTCCATGCCGGAACAACTGGTCCAGAACCTGCACCTCCAGAAATTGAGGGTGTTTGTGACGGCGGTCAACCCGGTGCTTTGGTCCGGTTTCTACAAGGACTACGGACTGGATCCTGAAACTCCTGCCGGTTATCCCGGAATTAAATCATGGAACGCAGGCGTTTCTTTATCCTTCTAATTCTAAAAACGATTGTTATGAGCGTACAATATAACAGAACAATAATTGCGGCAGTGACCTGTGCCTTCATCGGACTGACGGGTTGCAGCAAGGACTTCCTGGATACCAGGCTGGATACACAACCGGTGCAGCACAATGTTGACGGCAGCTACAGCAGCCTGATCCAGCTGGCCAATGCACCCTATGCCTATCTGCAGCAGCGCAATGAGTTTTCATCGCTGGATGGTAACCTGTTTGCCGCAGTGACGGACGAGGCCGTACAGACCAACAGTGTGGGAGATGTATACCTGTTCAATAATGGCAACTGGAACCAGTTCAATAATCCTGACGACCGGTACAACTATTATTACGCCGGGATCTATTCTGTCAACTATTTCCTGGAATACCTCCAGAAAAATGGCGGCAACTACCGGGCTATGCTGGCCATCAACAGGGATACTATCACGGCGGATACGCGGCTGACCTACCTCAATGATGTGGCGCTGATGGGTTATGCTATTCCTGAAGCACATGTGCTGCGTGCCTATTTCTATTTTGAACTGATCAAAAGGTATGGCGGGGTGCCCCTGCTGACCCAGACCTATAGCGCCTCGGATAAACCCGCGGTCAGCATGTCCGGCTTTGACGAGCTGGTGAATTTTATCGTCACAGAAATTGATACCTATAAAAATTCGCTGCAGCCCAACTGGAAGACCTCTGATTTTACCAACCAGGACGGCAGGTTCACCATTGGTGCGGCGCTGGCCCTGAAAGCGAGGGTATTGCTGTATGCCGCCAGCCCGCTGCACAATGCAGCCGGCAGCGCCACTAAATGGCAGGCTGCTGCCGCTGCCGCCAATGAAGCGCTGGTCTTTGCCCAACGCGCAGATGCTGCTGGTGGCAGGAACAGCCTGGATGGCAATTACCGGAACTATTTCCTCGGTAACAATACGCTCACCAGCAATGAGACCATACTGGCCATCCGGTACGCGGCCAGTAATGATCTGGAACGAGCCAATTATCCTATTGCCACGGCCGGCGGGAACAGTGGGGTCACACCCACGGACGACCTGGTAAAAGCTTATGAACTGACAGGCGCTGCTGTGCCTGATAATCCCTATGCCAACAGGGATCCCAGGCTGGGCTTTACCATTGTGACTAATGGCAGTACCTGGAACAGTAGGGTGATTGACCAGTCGCCCGGCGGCACGGATGATATGCGGCGGGTGAATGCCAGCAAGACGGGGTATTACCTGAAAAAATTCATGAATGATAATGTGGACCTGGTCAACAATGCGGTCAACCCGCACAACTGGCCGGTATTCCGGTATGGTGAATTGCTGCTGGTCTATGCGGAAGCTATGAATGAAGCCTATGGACCGGATAATAACAATGGTTTTGTGCTGACGGCCCGCGAGGCGCTGAACCAGGTGCGCGCCAGGCCGGGAGTGAACCTGCCGGGGGTGATTGCTGCCGGACAAACGGAGTTCCGGGCGGCTGTGAAGCAGGAACGCAGGGTAGAGCTGGCCTTCGAGAACCACCGGTACTGGGACCTGGTCCGCTGGGGTGATGCGGCTACTGTGCAGAGCAGGGCGGTGACAGGCGTGCAGGTTACAAAGAATACTTCGGGCGCATTTGTGTATACGCCAAAGACCGTGCAGAACAGGGTATTCCTGTCGCCCAAAATGAACTACTATCCTTTCCCTCAGTCCGAGGTCAATATTTCAAATGGGGTGCTGATCCAAAATGCGGGCTGGTAAAAGCCAGTGCCTGGTTTGTCAGCACAACACTAAAAATTGAGCTATGAATGGTAAAAAAATAACTGCCGTATTACTGACTGCGTTTGCCGTCCTGCTGTTCCTGTCCTCCTGTGAAAAGGATGACTCCACAAAGGAATATGGCACGCAGCTGATCTATATGCCGCAAAGCGCCAATGTGTCTTTGGGCCTTAATGCTATCTACCCGGTGCCCAGCTCCTCCAATAATGCCAGTCCAACAGGAATGAACTATCTGGTGGATGAAGCTACTGAAACCACCAATGTTATCCTGGGCGTTGCCCTGTCCGGTTCCGCGGCAGGCTCCTACAGTGTGGACATTACCGTGAACAATGATACTATCCAGCAATTGCTGGACAATGGGACGCTGGGCAGCAACTATGTGGCTATGCCGGCATCCGGGTATACGCTTCCTGCAAGGCTGGATGTTTCAGACAAAGGTCATGCTACTTTCTACCTGGCGGTGAGCAATAGCCTGATCGTTGACCCTGCCTATTTCGGCAAGCACCTGGTAGTAGCTGTGCAGATCAGCAATGCTACCCGCTACAGCATCGACAGGGAGAAGGCTACTACTATTGTGGACCTCAATATTGCCGGGCTGTTCCCTTCTGCTACCGCTACCTCGGAGATCAATGTCTCCGAAGGGCTGAATGTAACTTTTACCGGGCAGAACCTGGACAAGGTAACGGCCCTTAACCTCACCGGTTCCGATATCAGTCTGCCCATTGTATCGCAATCAGCCAGCAGCATGGTGGTGACCATGCCGGCCATGGCTGCGTTCAACAGGGGTACGGTAGACCTGGTGACACCTTTTGGCACTACCCAGTCCGGATTTGAACTGGTCAATGTGGACAATGCCTATAAAGTATTCACAGATGATTACGGCGCCAATATTGGTTCCAATACCGATGGGGATGATTATGGCTCACAGCAGGGCCGGAATACCAGCGTGTCCAAACGTGGTACGGCCTCCCTGGCCATTACCTATTACGGTAATAACTACTCGCCGGGCGGCCTGCTCAATACTGCCCAGTTTGTGAACGATGGGTATCAGTATATCACTTTCTGGGCCAGGAGCACTACCAATGGCACCGGTAATGAAGGTATCCAAATGTCATTGATGGGAGATGGTATGCCGGAAGGTTATGGAAATGATTTTGCCGGTGTTGGCATTATTGTAGGGCCTGAATGGACCTATTACAAAATTGCCATCGGGTCTTCCGCCGCCAAACCTATGTGGAGCAAGGGCAGTTCCTTCAGGAAGTTCGGCTGGCGCCTGAACAACTGGAATGTGCCAAATAATGAGGTAGTGTATTTTGACGATATCCTGTTTGTAAAATAATACTGGTTTATATGACTAAAACAATTCTTTGTCTGCTATTAGGACTAAGTACGTGCTTTTGTAATAAAGGAAATGCTTCAGCTGCAGTGGCGCCCCAGGTGGGGCTGCTGAGTGGTGCGGCAGCCGTGGTAACACCTTCGCCGGTGGCCGGCAGTGCGTATACAGGAAGCCTGTACCTGTCCTATTCCGGAGGTAATGGAGCGGTGTATACAGCCGGCAATGAAATTGCTTCTTCGGGTGTGGAAGGTTTGACAGCGGTATTGCAGGAAGGTACCTTGCTGAATGGTATGGGCTCGCTGACCTACAATATCAGCGGCTTGCCTGCCAGCGCGGGTAATGCGGTATTCAACCTGTCCTTTGGCGGTCAGTCTGCCACGGTGACGGTGGTGGTAGCAGAAAAAGCAGCAGCCAACCTGCTGTACTGGGGCTTTTTTGATGATTCGGGAACACCACTGTCCAGCTATGCCGGGTATGGGAAAAAGGCCAGCACTACAATGATGTTTGATCATTGGGATGTGGATGGTAACAAGGATTTTCCTGTTGCGTTCTGTAATACGGTGTCTGCGGCCGGTTACCTGCCGCATGTGACCTGGGAGCCCCGCTTAGGGCTGACCGAACTGATGTCCGGCAAGTATGACAATGACATTAAAAAATATGGCGAGTCAATAGCATTGTTCGGCAAACCTGTTATCTTGCGATTTGCGCATGAATTCAATGGCGACTGGTATCCCTGGAGCATCAACGGGGAAGAGCTGGTGCCTGCCGCAACCTACGTGCAGGCCTTCCGGTATGTACAGGACAGGATCAAAGCTGCAGGCGCTGCCAACGCTTTCTGGGCATGGGCGCCCAACTGTGTCAACGGCGCTAAAAATCCCCAGTCCCTGGAGTCATACTACCCCGGGGACGACTATGTAGACCTGGTAGGTATGGACGGCTATAATTTCGGTACCTCGCAGACCTGGTCTAACTGGCAAAGCTTCTCCGCCATTTTCGGTAACCTGTATGACTGGATCAATAAAAATCATCCGGACAAACCCATCTTTATTGCTGAAATGGGCTGCTCATCCACAGGGGGCGATAAGATTGCCTGGATCAATGACATGTTTGTGCAGCTGGAAAAGACTTTCCCGAAGATCAGGTCCTTTGTCTGGTTCAATATCAATAAGGAAACGGACTGGCGTTTTACCGAGACCCAGGGCAGTATCAATGCTTTCAAAGCAGGAGTGAACGGGGCGCGTGTGGTTGCTGACGCCAGCCTGGGCGGCTTGTTAAAATAATACCGGATGATGTTTGTATAGTATCGGAATTCATACCCCGCTTACAGTAATTTGGGCAGCCGGCGCATCACCGTGCAAGTCAGCACGATGACGCCCTTAACAGGCTGCCAGCCCTTTATCATATGTTCTCTTTATTTAATTGCTTTGATATGAAACGTATAACCCTTCCCTGTGTGCTGCTGATGCTTGTTATGGCCTGCGGCGATTCAACACAGAACCCTGCCTACAAACGGAGCGATCTGCCCATTGAAGATCGCGTAAAAGACCTCCTGAAACGAATGACCGTTGAAGAAAAAGCAGGTCAGTTCAACCAGCTTTCGGGCGATCTGGCTACCGGTCCTGCATCAGGTAATGCCGACTGGAAGCAGAAAATAGAAAGGATCAAAAATGGCGAGGTGGGCTCCATGCTGAACGTGGTGGGCGCCGCCAAAACCCGCCAGGTACAGGAAGCCGCCCTGCAAAGCAGGCTGGGCATTCCCCTGTTCTTTGGTTATGATGTGATCCATGGCTACAAAACCATATTCCCCATTCCCCTGGCCGAAGCCTGCTCCTGGGACCTGGAAGGCGCAACGCGCAATGCCGCTACTGCCGCCCTGGAATCTTCTTCCGCAGGCGTACACTGGACCTTTGGTCCTATGTGTGATATCAGCACGGATCCGCGCTGGGGCCGGGTGATGGAAGGCGCCGGTGAAGATCCCTGGCTGGGCGCCCAGCTGGCCGCCGCCCGCGTGAAAGGCCTGCAGGGTAATTTTGATTCTACCCATATCCTGGCCTGTATCAAGCATTTTGCGGCCTATGGCGCCGTGGAAGGCGGGAAGGAATATAATTACACGGATATGTCACGCGTGGCGCTCTGGAACAAATACCTGCCGCCCTATAAGGCTGCTGTAGAAGCCGGCGCCGCTTCCCTGATGAATGGCTTCACCACTTTTGAAGGAGTGCCTGTTACCGGTAATAAGTACCTGGTGACCGATGTCCTGAAAGATCAGTGGGGCTTTAAAGGTTTCCTGGTGAGCGACTGGAACTCTATCGGAGAAATGGTGAACTGGGGCTATGCCACAGACAAAAAAGATGCTGCGGATAAAGCCTTTGCCGCCGGCAGTATGATAGATATGGAAACACAGGCCATGGGACAATATATCCCTGAGCTGGTGAAAGAAGGCAGGATCTCCGAAAAAGACCTGGACGATGCCGTGGGCAGGATTCTGTATTTTAAATTCAAGCTGGGACTGTTTGATCATCCCTATGCTTTCTGCGATGAACAAAGAGAAGCCAGCACCCTGCTCAATGCCGCACACAGGCAGCAGGCGCTGGAATCCGCCAAACGTGCTATCGTTCTATTGAAAAATGATAACAAAGTACTGCCCCTGAAGAAGAGCGGTCAAAAGATAGCCCTTGTTGGATTGTATGCCCGGGAGAAAAAACACCTGTTTGATTTCTGGATCGCGCAGGGTGATTTTAACCAGGCTGTTTCCCTGCAGGAAGGTATGGCCGCCACTTTTGGAGCAGCCAGTGCCAGCTTCAGTGATGGCTATTCACTGGATACTGCTGCTGCCAAAGCAGCACTGATACAGGAAGCTGTTGGCAAGGCCCGCAGTGCGGATGTAGTGGTGGTGAATATTGGCTTACCTGGTGGACTGGCCGGTGAGGACCGGTCAATGGCCAATATTGATATTCCCCAGGACCAGGTCAACCTGCTCCGGGAACTGAAGAAGACCGGCAAGCCCGTAGTAGCCGTAGTAGCTGCCGGCCGGCCAATGATCCTGACCGGTATCCTGGAGTTGTGTGACGCCATTGTTTATTCCTGGATACTGGGCACAGAAGGCGGTAATGCCATTGCGCAGGTGCTGGCGGGCGATTACAATCCTTCCGGCAAAACGGTGATGAGCTTCCCGAAAGCACTTGGTCAGATCCCTGTTTATTACAATCATTTCAATACCGGCAGGCCCAATCCCACAGATAACGCCGGCAACTGGTACAGCCGCTACCGCGATGTGGCCAACGATCCGCTGTATCCTTTTGGCTATGGTCTGAGCTATACACAATTTACTTATAGCAACCTGGCAGTAAAAGATACTGCGTTACAGCAGAATGATACCCTTCGGGTGAGTGTAACAGTGACCAATAGTGGTGAAGTGGATGGTGAGGAAGTGGCGCAGCTGTACATCCGTGATGTAACGGCTTCCATTGTCCGGCCGGTGAAAGAACTGAAAGGATTCCAGAAGGTCCTGCTGAAAAAGGGCGAGTCCCGCGAGCTGCATTTTGCACTGGCTGCTACGGACCTGGCTTTCTATGATGCCACAGGCAAGGCAGTGCTGGAACCCGGCAGCTTCGGTCTCTTTGTAGGTGGTAACTCAAGGGATGTGCTGAGTGGTAGTTTCTGGTTAAAATAACTTTGGCATAGAAGCGCCTAAATAAAAAACAGGCTGTTCAATACTATTGAGCAGCCTGTTTTTTATTTCCCCGCCAGCCGGCTGATCCTGTGATGTATTTCTGTATTTGGATAAACGCCGAGGAATTCAGCGGCGCCGGGGCCGTAAGCAAATACCGGCACCATGATATTGGTATGGTCGTCCGTGCTGAAATGCCCGCGGATCAGGCCCTTCCGGTAATCGGCGTCCAGGAAACTGAGGCCGCCGGTCTCATGATCGGCGGTTACAATGACCAGGGTCTCCTGGTTGCGGTCGGCAAAGGCCAGGGCTGCTCCTACGGCCCGGTCAAAATCATGCAGCTCGCTGATGGCATAGGGCAGGTCGTTGCCATGGCCACCGTAATCTATCTGTGCGCCTTCGGCCATAATGAAAAAGCCTTTTTTATTGGGGACGAACCTACGGATGGTTTCCTGGAGCGATCGGGTCAGCATATTGCCACGCCCACTCTTCACCGGGCGACAGACCGAATCCGCCAGCAGCACCAGCTGCCTGGCTGCTGCCGACTGCTCATAGGCTTCCAGGCTTTGGGCATAGCCAAAGCCTTTGGTTTCCAGTTGCTGTAACAATTGCTGGTTGGGATTATTGGTAAAGGGCGTGCGGTTTGGGCCCACCAATACATCCACCGGGCTTTGCAGCAGGTCGGCCGCAATATTGTTGGACATTGAGCGGTCCACCTGGTGGGCATAGAACACCGCCGGTGTGGCATCGGTAATATCGCCGGTGCTGATGATACCTGTTTTCCTGCCGGTGGCGGCCAGCTTGTCTACCAAAGAAGGCCAGGGCTTACCGCTGCTGTCCATACCAATATACCGGTTGTTGGTCTTTGTGCCGCAGGCCATGGCGGTACCGCCAGCTGCGGAATCTGTAATATCTGAATTGGCTGCTTCTGTGCGCGACAGGCCCATGAACCGGAACGAGGCCAGGTGCAGGCTGCCATGGTTGGTGGTGAGGGCCGCCTGTATCTGGGCCAGGCCCATGCCGTCACCGATCAGCAGGATGATGTTCTTTGGTTTGCGGGCGGCGCCGTCCGACTGATGCGTGGGTTTATATACGTTATAGGGTGTTGACAGCTGGTATTGGGTGCTGGCTCTTTTGGTATAAAAATCCTGGAGCAGGGCCGGGTGATCAGTCCCGATCCAGTCCACGCCCATCTTCTCCAGTTCGGTCCAGGTATTGGCATTGTCCTTCGTGCCCCAGAACCGGAAAGGGATACCCAGGGCTTTAGCGCGCTGGATCACCTCTTTTAGTTTTTGCTGATCGGCCATGGGCGGCGTACCCTTGCCATTCCAGGCGGAAAAGCTGCTGATATCGGCGCTGATCATGCCCAGCCTGCGTACCTGTTCAGCTGTATAGGGAATGGCTGGCCTTCCATCGAAATAAATAAGATCAGGGTATTGTGCAAAGGCAGCGGGCGGCGGGGTATTACCACTCAGTACTACCTTCACGGCATACCGGTTGCGCGTGGGATCAAAAATGCCGGGATAGTTATTGAGCTGGCTGATGAGCGCCGGCAGTACGGTGGTATAGTCTTCCTTGATATCTATCAGCAGCTGGAGGCGGCGGGCAGTATCAGGAAATACGCGGTCGCCATATTGTGCATACAGCGCAGCAATGGGTTTCAGGTACAATTCTTCCAGGGTATAGTTTGGCCTGATATGACCGGCTTCATGGGCCACCATCAGCCTGCCGTTGCGCAGGAATACATCTGCTTCTACAGAGCCCATGCCAGCTTCATAGGCGGTATAGAAAGGGCGTTGCTGTTCATAATCATTGTGGCTATGGCCGTTGTTGGCGGTGGCGGGCCTTTCCTGGGCCTGGTTGCTGTACACCAGCAGCAGGAGCGGCAGACTGACAGCCAATCTTTGTAAGGACTTCAACATAGTGAGCAAAGTTAAATAAAGAGGGGGCATACAGCATCCTGCATGCCCCCTCCGGTATAAAAGGTAAACATTCCTTAATTCCAGCCCGGCGTCTGTTTGTAGGCGCCGTTGCTTTTGGAGACCTCATCCGGGTTGATGGGCCAGGCCATATGTTTGGCAGGATCAAAATTCCGGACAGGCCATACCTGCTGAATGGTATAAGGGGAAGCCGGGTCAGTGTTGGTTGTATGCCTTCTGCCATGCAGTGCAGCCCTGATCTTGTCAAAGTCGCCCCAGCGTTTCAGGTCTTTCAGGCGATCGGTCCACTCACAGGCCAGCTCTACGCGGCGTTCATGTTTCAGCTGGGCCAGGGTGGGGGAGCTGACAGGGGTCAGTCCTACACGGTTCCTGATCTCATTCAGCGGTCCTTCCGCTTCACCGTTCCGGCCCAGGTGGATCAGCGCTTCGGCTTTGAACAGCAGGATCTCTGCATAGCGGATGAGCGACAGGTTGAGGGCGGTAGTGGGATAATCGCCACTGGGGTTGATCATATTATTAGTGCCTGCATTCTGGTTCGTCCCATACTTATATGGTTCCATGTATTTGTTGATCTGGAAACCGGAAAGGCTGTTGGTGGAAAAGTATTGTCTTTCCACGCCGAAGTAGGTGAACTTGTCGCCGAATTTCAAGATGGTCACTTCTCTCCGGGGATCGGTGGCTTCATATTCTTCATACAGTTCTTCCGTGGGCTGGAAATAACCCCAGCCATTGTATACGCCCCAGCCGGTATTTTCCAGTACTACGCCGGGAAACTCTGAGCCGCCCTGCACGCCAGAGGTTACAGACCAGATATATTCGGAGCTCCAGTTATTGGCAATGCTGAAAACGGCTTCATAGTTTTTCTTACTGCCGCCGGCATTGCTGATCAGTGCGCGTTTGCCTTCGTTCTTTATTTTATCACAGAGATCAGGGACCAGTCCCCATTTGCTGTTGTCATATTCCGCCCAGTAAGCATAGGTCTTCACCATATAGGCCCAGGCGGCTGCTTTGTGGGCACGGCCGCGGTCTTCGCTGCCATAGCTTTCAAAGAAGGGCAGCAGCTCAACGGCTTTTTCCAGGTCGCTGATGACCTTAGCGTAGTTGTCTGTAACGGAGGCCAGCTGCGGGGGAATGCGGGTGCCGTATTCCGTATTCTCCGGACCGTCAAAGGGAACGCCCTGGTCTTTATGGCCCCAGGTGGCGGCCAGCCAGAAATG from Candidatus Pseudobacter hemicellulosilyticus encodes the following:
- the bglX gene encoding beta-glucosidase BglX, with translation MKRITLPCVLLMLVMACGDSTQNPAYKRSDLPIEDRVKDLLKRMTVEEKAGQFNQLSGDLATGPASGNADWKQKIERIKNGEVGSMLNVVGAAKTRQVQEAALQSRLGIPLFFGYDVIHGYKTIFPIPLAEACSWDLEGATRNAATAALESSSAGVHWTFGPMCDISTDPRWGRVMEGAGEDPWLGAQLAAARVKGLQGNFDSTHILACIKHFAAYGAVEGGKEYNYTDMSRVALWNKYLPPYKAAVEAGAASLMNGFTTFEGVPVTGNKYLVTDVLKDQWGFKGFLVSDWNSIGEMVNWGYATDKKDAADKAFAAGSMIDMETQAMGQYIPELVKEGRISEKDLDDAVGRILYFKFKLGLFDHPYAFCDEQREASTLLNAAHRQQALESAKRAIVLLKNDNKVLPLKKSGQKIALVGLYAREKKHLFDFWIAQGDFNQAVSLQEGMAATFGAASASFSDGYSLDTAAAKAALIQEAVGKARSADVVVVNIGLPGGLAGEDRSMANIDIPQDQVNLLRELKKTGKPVVAVVAAGRPMILTGILELCDAIVYSWILGTEGGNAIAQVLAGDYNPSGKTVMSFPKALGQIPVYYNHFNTGRPNPTDNAGNWYSRYRDVANDPLYPFGYGLSYTQFTYSNLAVKDTALQQNDTLRVSVTVTNSGEVDGEEVAQLYIRDVTASIVRPVKELKGFQKVLLKKGESRELHFALAATDLAFYDATGKAVLEPGSFGLFVGGNSRDVLSGSFWLK
- a CDS encoding alkaline phosphatase; its protein translation is MLKSLQRLAVSLPLLLLVYSNQAQERPATANNGHSHNDYEQQRPFYTAYEAGMGSVEADVFLRNGRLMVAHEAGHIRPNYTLEELYLKPIAALYAQYGDRVFPDTARRLQLLIDIKEDYTTVLPALISQLNNYPGIFDPTRNRYAVKVVLSGNTPPPAAFAQYPDLIYFDGRPAIPYTAEQVRRLGMISADISSFSAWNGKGTPPMADQQKLKEVIQRAKALGIPFRFWGTKDNANTWTELEKMGVDWIGTDHPALLQDFYTKRASTQYQLSTPYNVYKPTHQSDGAARKPKNIILLIGDGMGLAQIQAALTTNHGSLHLASFRFMGLSRTEAANSDITDSAAGGTAMACGTKTNNRYIGMDSSGKPWPSLVDKLAATGRKTGIISTGDITDATPAVFYAHQVDRSMSNNIAADLLQSPVDVLVGPNRTPFTNNPNQQLLQQLETKGFGYAQSLEAYEQSAAARQLVLLADSVCRPVKSGRGNMLTRSLQETIRRFVPNKKGFFIMAEGAQIDYGGHGNDLPYAISELHDFDRAVGAALAFADRNQETLVIVTADHETGGLSFLDADYRKGLIRGHFSTDDHTNIMVPVFAYGPGAAEFLGVYPNTEIHHRISRLAGK
- a CDS encoding RagB/SusD family nutrient uptake outer membrane protein — its product is MYRNNYIVFLAALLIFSTGCTKNWVDTKPYGEPTTAFFWQSDVDLEKAAAALYVPMRYESTWGRDLFWVQNASDDLIVGRAKADGENIKNFIPTGREGYMKNGWNDLYWMLNKANQTITGIENAVNVTEAVRNRTLGEAYFVRAFAHFWLAATWGHKDQGVPFDGPENTEYGTRIPPQLASVTDNYAKVISDLEKAVELLPFFESYGSEDRGRAHKAAAWAYMVKTYAYWAEYDNSKWGLVPDLCDKIKNEGKRALISNAGGSKKNYEAVFSIANNWSSEYIWSVTSGVQGGSEFPGVVLENTGWGVYNGWGYFQPTEELYEEYEATDPRREVTILKFGDKFTYFGVERQYFSTNSLSGFQINKYMEPYKYGTNQNAGTNNMINPSGDYPTTALNLSLIRYAEILLFKAEALIHLGRNGEAEGPLNEIRNRVGLTPVSSPTLAQLKHERRVELACEWTDRLKDLKRWGDFDKIRAALHGRRHTTNTDPASPYTIQQVWPVRNFDPAKHMAWPINPDEVSKSNGAYKQTPGWN